From a region of the Flavobacterium sediminilitoris genome:
- a CDS encoding OmpA family protein, producing the protein MGKILRTKKLTTLSELLVVIIGIGGILSAIYYLSPGLRTQVSKQLNGIELNNVVVDNVINADKIELPSKTISTEVSNKPLVRIAGYAWNAQSGIIVSNGGPKTTKGSLMEKNGVNLEIIRQDWLSELRNMQMKFIEEFDKGAKFPTSDKSAFAVMIMGDGAPFYISSVQKSLNEKYGNDKYHLQVLGAVGMSYGEDKLIGPPSWKSDPQSMKGSVISAVLGDGDWVTTVNYCFANGLKVNPDPSTYDADAVNIYPSENDDYIKSAEELIKSQTTGWTVSLKEVSNGKLTGKSVNRKIDGCATWTPGDKMVFDKLSGFVDIVSTKEFNNQMPTVLIGVKEWAAQNPDVVSNILKSALTASNQMKNYDDWRVRASEAITDTYQMESPKYWYDMFKGQQGTKNGLTYNMGGSKVFNYADAMQYFGLSDGVNRYKSVYNQVSTYLTELNPFGFNENVGKVSAYEDAVNLFYLKNINDIESTAADKADYTAQATEVMASGEWRINFNTGSAQISNSSSSELEKIYNLLIQAENTKLTIVGHTDNVGNPASNVVLSKNRAESVVDYLRKKGIPLSRFQMIDGKGANEPTADNSTAEGKSKNRRVVITLLK; encoded by the coding sequence ATGGGAAAAATTCTTAGAACAAAAAAATTAACTACTTTATCAGAGTTACTTGTAGTAATTATAGGTATTGGAGGAATTTTAAGTGCAATCTATTATTTATCACCAGGTCTTAGAACTCAGGTTTCTAAGCAGCTAAATGGTATAGAATTAAACAATGTTGTTGTAGATAATGTAATAAATGCTGATAAAATAGAATTACCTTCAAAAACAATCTCTACAGAAGTTTCTAATAAACCTTTAGTAAGAATTGCAGGTTATGCTTGGAATGCTCAATCTGGAATTATAGTTTCTAATGGTGGTCCAAAAACAACAAAAGGGTCATTAATGGAAAAAAACGGAGTCAATCTTGAAATTATTCGTCAAGATTGGTTATCTGAATTGAGAAATATGCAAATGAAATTTATTGAAGAATTTGATAAAGGCGCAAAATTTCCAACATCAGATAAAAGTGCATTTGCTGTGATGATTATGGGAGATGGAGCACCGTTTTATATTAGTTCAGTACAAAAATCATTAAACGAAAAATACGGAAATGATAAATACCACTTACAAGTTTTAGGAGCAGTAGGAATGAGTTATGGTGAAGACAAATTAATTGGGCCACCAAGTTGGAAATCTGACCCTCAATCTATGAAAGGATCAGTTATTTCAGCAGTATTAGGAGATGGCGATTGGGTAACAACTGTAAATTATTGTTTTGCAAATGGTTTAAAAGTAAATCCAGATCCGTCTACTTATGATGCTGATGCAGTGAATATTTATCCTTCTGAAAATGACGATTATATTAAATCAGCAGAAGAATTAATTAAGTCACAAACAACAGGATGGACAGTTTCTTTAAAAGAAGTTTCTAATGGAAAATTAACAGGGAAATCAGTTAATAGAAAAATTGACGGTTGTGCAACTTGGACACCTGGTGATAAAATGGTTTTTGATAAACTTTCAGGTTTTGTAGATATTGTTTCTACTAAAGAATTTAACAATCAAATGCCAACAGTATTAATTGGTGTAAAAGAATGGGCTGCTCAAAATCCAGATGTTGTTTCTAATATTCTAAAATCAGCTTTAACAGCTTCTAATCAAATGAAAAATTATGATGATTGGAGAGTAAGAGCATCAGAAGCAATAACAGATACATATCAAATGGAATCTCCAAAGTATTGGTACGATATGTTCAAAGGGCAACAAGGGACTAAAAATGGATTAACCTATAATATGGGAGGTTCAAAAGTATTTAATTATGCAGATGCTATGCAATATTTTGGATTATCTGATGGTGTAAATAGATATAAATCAGTTTATAATCAGGTATCAACTTATTTAACAGAGTTAAATCCGTTTGGTTTTAATGAAAACGTAGGTAAAGTTTCAGCTTATGAAGATGCAGTAAATTTATTTTATCTAAAAAATATAAACGATATTGAATCTACTGCCGCTGATAAAGCAGATTATACAGCTCAAGCAACAGAAGTTATGGCGTCTGGTGAATGGAGAATTAATTTTAATACAGGAAGTGCTCAAATTTCAAATAGTTCTTCTAGTGAATTAGAAAAAATTTATAATCTTTTAATTCAAGCTGAAAACACAAAACTAACAATTGTAGGCCATACAGATAATGTAGGAAATCCAGCTTCAAATGTAGTTTTATCTAAAAACAGAGCAGAATCTGTAGTAGATTATTTAAGAAAAAAAGGAATTCCTTTAAGTCGTTTCCAAATGATTGATGGTAAAGGAGCAAATGAACCAACGGCTGATAATTCAACAGCAGAAGGAAAATCAAAAAACAGAAGAGTAGTAATTACTCTATTGAAATAA
- a CDS encoding phytanoyl-CoA dioxygenase family protein translates to MNKVSEVNYKKDLEDNGYTVIETVFSSHEIDIITETIQSKSSSSNITFRKSKDLFAIRQFLKEIPELKTLLFNEKLKEVLRALLGNDSFVVKSIYFDKPEQSNWFVSYHQDLTISVNKKLDIEEYTNWTIKQNQFSVQPPKEILENISTIRIHLDDTNEKNGALKVIPKSHKNGVVRADSIDFQNMNERVCSVKKGGIMIMKPLLFHASNKTINNERRRVIHIEFSNITLPEQLSWSEKNSIN, encoded by the coding sequence ATGAATAAAGTTTCAGAAGTAAATTACAAAAAAGATTTAGAAGATAATGGTTATACAGTAATTGAAACCGTTTTTTCATCTCATGAAATAGATATTATAACTGAAACTATTCAGAGTAAAAGTAGTTCTTCGAATATAACATTTAGAAAATCTAAAGACCTTTTTGCCATTCGTCAGTTCTTAAAAGAAATACCTGAGCTAAAAACCCTTTTGTTTAATGAAAAATTAAAAGAAGTTTTAAGAGCCCTTTTAGGGAATGATAGCTTTGTTGTAAAATCAATTTATTTTGACAAACCCGAACAATCAAATTGGTTTGTATCGTATCATCAAGATTTAACTATATCAGTCAATAAGAAGTTAGATATAGAAGAATACACAAATTGGACAATAAAGCAAAATCAGTTTTCAGTTCAACCTCCAAAGGAAATTTTAGAGAATATTTCTACTATAAGAATTCATTTAGATGATACTAATGAAAAAAATGGAGCTTTAAAAGTAATTCCAAAGTCGCATAAAAATGGAGTAGTAAGAGCTGATTCAATAGATTTTCAAAACATGAATGAAAGAGTGTGTTCTGTCAAAAAAGGAGGAATTATGATAATGAAACCATTGTTGTTTCATGCATCAAATAAAACAATAAATAATGAAAGAAGGAGAGTTATTCATATTGAATTTTCAAACATAACATTGCCAGAACAATTATCTTGGTCTGAAAAAAACAGCATTAATTAA
- a CDS encoding AAA family ATPase gives MELAFTKEYIQELKIVTATILKLCDSLNSDTKCITEINALLPQNTENKLLLKAEQIFISDLIFVFSKVKNISEKAQFGLAYYYDAIRNQHFANENEIDKLNKLVTTNAFKNHFNKIVQENILFDLDKSKTYLLNYLKQNKHPKFEETYQTFNVFLKLVCSFEVSSKTNINDVLGIDFKISDVKTIENDSLEKVLEELHELIGLENVKKDVAELVNLLKVQKKRTTQGLKNIEITLHTVFLGPPGTGKTTVARLLGRIFKHLEFLTKGQMIETDREGMVAGYVGQTATKVDTIVTEAKGGVLFIDEAYALSQNLGNDYGAEAVNTLLKRMEDFRDDLAVVVAGYDEPMQIFIDSNPGLRSRFNRYFHFDHFKPTELFSIFELNCKKADFILTEEAKEKLKDTFEMLYEERDESFGNARVIRNIFEKCIQKQANRIVKIKRITKKALKTITEEDIPEPKETLDQVFYKNKNNE, from the coding sequence ATGGAATTAGCATTTACAAAAGAATATATTCAAGAACTTAAAATAGTAACAGCAACTATTTTAAAACTATGTGATTCTTTAAATTCTGACACAAAATGTATTACAGAAATTAATGCGCTTTTACCTCAAAATACAGAGAATAAATTACTGTTAAAAGCAGAACAAATTTTCATTTCCGATCTCATTTTTGTTTTCAGTAAAGTGAAAAACATATCCGAAAAAGCACAATTTGGATTAGCTTATTATTATGACGCAATTAGAAATCAACATTTTGCAAATGAAAACGAAATAGATAAGTTAAACAAATTGGTAACAACCAATGCGTTTAAAAATCATTTTAATAAAATTGTTCAAGAAAACATTTTATTTGATTTAGATAAAAGTAAAACCTATTTATTAAATTATTTAAAACAAAACAAACATCCGAAATTTGAAGAAACGTATCAAACATTCAATGTATTTTTGAAATTGGTTTGTAGTTTTGAAGTATCAAGTAAAACCAACATAAACGATGTTTTAGGAATCGATTTCAAAATAAGTGATGTTAAAACAATAGAGAACGATTCGTTGGAGAAAGTTTTAGAAGAACTACACGAATTAATTGGCTTAGAAAATGTAAAAAAAGATGTAGCCGAATTAGTCAACCTTTTAAAAGTTCAAAAGAAAAGAACCACTCAAGGTTTAAAAAATATTGAAATAACATTACACACTGTTTTTTTAGGACCACCAGGAACAGGAAAAACAACAGTGGCAAGATTACTAGGTAGAATTTTTAAACATTTAGAATTTCTTACCAAAGGGCAAATGATTGAAACTGATAGAGAAGGAATGGTTGCAGGTTATGTGGGTCAAACAGCAACAAAAGTAGATACAATAGTAACTGAGGCTAAAGGAGGCGTTTTATTTATTGATGAAGCCTATGCCTTAAGTCAGAATTTAGGGAATGATTATGGAGCGGAAGCTGTTAATACATTGCTAAAACGAATGGAAGACTTCAGAGATGATTTAGCAGTAGTTGTTGCAGGATATGATGAACCAATGCAAATCTTCATAGATTCAAATCCAGGATTAAGATCTAGGTTTAATCGTTATTTCCATTTTGATCATTTTAAACCTACCGAATTATTCTCCATTTTTGAGTTGAATTGTAAAAAAGCTGATTTTATTCTAACAGAAGAAGCGAAAGAAAAACTCAAAGATACTTTTGAAATGCTATATGAAGAAAGAGATGAAAGCTTTGGAAATGCCAGAGTTATTAGAAATATTTTTGAAAAATGTATCCAAAAACAAGCCAATAGAATTGTAAAAATTAAAAGAATAACAAAAAAAGCATTAAAAACAATAACAGAAGAAGATATTCCTGAACCAAAAGAAACCTTAGATCAGGTATTTTATAAGAACAAAAACAATGAATAG
- a CDS encoding ABC transporter permease, which yields MIKFLTPFEKISKSKRTIILLGWIVILILFWVIGTSGEKHLFPNPQQVFKGFSELYNEGLVVHIFNSLKLCFLSIFLATVISLLFAYSWPIPLLKPVAEFVTKFRFLPFTGLSFYITLVVHDARNMQIWIMVIFLTTFLTTSLISVVKDIPQEEFDHAKTLKCNRFEVLWQVIVLGRLDYVIDVIRQNLAITWMMLVTIESIVVASGGLGFLIKNSDKFMNHGRIIALQIIILTIGLLLDWFINYLRRAIFRYSKI from the coding sequence ATGATAAAATTTTTAACACCATTTGAAAAGATATCTAAATCTAAAAGGACAATAATTCTGCTAGGATGGATTGTAATTTTAATACTGTTTTGGGTTATAGGAACTTCTGGTGAAAAACACCTGTTTCCAAATCCGCAACAAGTATTTAAAGGTTTTTCAGAGTTGTATAATGAAGGCTTAGTAGTGCATATTTTTAATTCGTTAAAATTGTGCTTTCTATCTATATTTTTAGCAACAGTAATCTCATTATTATTTGCTTATAGTTGGCCTATTCCATTGTTAAAACCAGTAGCCGAATTTGTTACTAAATTTCGTTTTCTGCCATTTACAGGATTATCATTCTATATTACATTAGTAGTTCACGATGCAAGAAATATGCAAATTTGGATTATGGTGATATTTCTGACTACCTTTTTAACTACATCATTAATTTCTGTAGTAAAAGATATTCCACAAGAAGAATTTGACCATGCGAAAACCTTAAAATGTAATCGTTTTGAAGTTTTATGGCAAGTAATTGTTTTAGGAAGATTAGATTATGTTATCGATGTAATTCGCCAAAATTTAGCCATAACATGGATGATGCTTGTTACAATTGAATCTATTGTTGTAGCATCAGGAGGATTAGGATTTTTAATTAAGAATTCTGATAAGTTTATGAATCATGGACGAATTATAGCATTACAAATAATTATTTTAACGATAGGCTTATTATTAGATTGGTTTATTAACTATTTAAGAAGAGCAATATTTAGATACTCTAAAATATAA
- a CDS encoding porin, whose translation MNRNFLKVAALLLTTAVFSQEEAKEESKVKVDFSGYLEAFYGYDFNKPTTPTRLGWIYNHSRHNEFSINIGMLRSTITYENVYANIAIQAGTYVDDNYTAESLKLFHEAYIGVYLDKDKKHVVEAGIMPSYIGFETSSSFSNLTLTRSIMAENSPFYFTGVKYNYMPNDNWSLAFVTTNGWQRIEKPNNKALPTFGTQIVYTPNEKTTLNWSTFIGDEPVGTDILRTRYFNNLYVDYTWTEKWRTIAGFDMGFQKNVLGDEFQDWKTLTLITQYAVSNKWNLAARAEYYEDKENVIIGVGAPFEVFGASVNVDFIPNSKLKLRTEAKWFDSKEPIFNKEIGTTNSNFFISTSLAFEF comes from the coding sequence ATGAATAGAAATTTTTTAAAAGTAGCGGCATTATTATTAACAACAGCAGTTTTTTCTCAAGAAGAAGCAAAAGAAGAAAGTAAAGTAAAAGTCGATTTTTCAGGATATTTAGAGGCATTTTACGGATATGATTTTAATAAACCAACAACTCCTACTCGTTTAGGCTGGATTTATAATCATAGTAGACATAATGAGTTTAGTATTAATATAGGAATGCTACGTTCTACCATTACGTATGAAAATGTATATGCAAATATTGCAATTCAAGCAGGTACGTATGTTGATGATAATTATACTGCGGAAAGTTTAAAATTATTTCATGAAGCATATATAGGAGTATATTTAGATAAAGATAAAAAACATGTAGTTGAAGCAGGAATTATGCCGTCATATATAGGTTTTGAAACATCATCTTCATTTTCAAATTTAACATTAACAAGATCAATAATGGCTGAAAACTCGCCGTTTTACTTTACAGGAGTTAAATACAATTATATGCCAAATGATAATTGGAGTTTGGCTTTCGTAACTACAAATGGCTGGCAAAGAATCGAAAAGCCAAATAACAAAGCATTGCCTACTTTTGGAACACAAATAGTATATACTCCAAATGAAAAAACAACATTAAACTGGAGTACATTCATAGGAGATGAACCAGTAGGAACAGATATATTAAGAACGAGATATTTTAATAATTTATATGTTGATTATACTTGGACAGAGAAATGGAGAACTATTGCAGGGTTTGATATGGGATTTCAAAAAAATGTTTTAGGAGATGAATTTCAAGACTGGAAAACACTTACATTAATTACTCAATATGCAGTTTCAAATAAGTGGAATTTAGCAGCAAGAGCAGAATATTATGAAGACAAAGAAAACGTAATTATTGGAGTAGGAGCACCATTTGAAGTTTTTGGAGCATCAGTTAATGTAGATTTTATTCCAAATTCCAAATTAAAATTAAGAACAGAAGCAAAATGGTTCGATTCAAAAGAACCTATTTTTAATAAAGAAATAGGAACAACAAATTCAAACTTTTTTATCTCAACATCATTAGCTTTTGAGTTTTAA
- a CDS encoding GNAT family N-acetyltransferase, whose translation MLQIVELITKKQMLEQFHVIQQMYPDYTLQKYESLLDEMLPLQYKQVAVIEKDICIGLAGFWIATKLWSGKYLELDNVIVHSSHRSKGIGELIVKYLNQKAAENDCNVLVLDAYTSNYRAQKFFFNHGFVPQGFHFVKHLKK comes from the coding sequence ATGCTTCAAATAGTTGAATTAATTACAAAAAAACAAATGCTAGAACAATTTCATGTAATTCAGCAAATGTATCCAGATTACACACTTCAGAAATATGAATCATTATTAGATGAAATGTTACCTTTACAATATAAACAAGTAGCGGTTATTGAAAAGGATATTTGTATTGGTTTGGCAGGATTTTGGATAGCTACTAAATTGTGGTCAGGAAAATATTTAGAATTAGATAACGTAATTGTACATTCAAGTCACCGTTCAAAAGGAATAGGAGAGTTAATTGTAAAATATTTAAATCAAAAAGCAGCAGAAAATGATTGTAATGTACTTGTTTTAGACGCTTATACATCAAACTATAGAGCGCAAAAATTCTTTTTCAATCATGGATTTGTTCCACAAGGATTTCATTTTGTAAAACATTTAAAAAAATAA
- a CDS encoding ATP-binding cassette domain-containing protein yields MNFEFKETLLYVENLSVAYDDTIIIKDINLIEKDVVRLDHDCTSQVIAIVGRSGRGKSTFFKALTGLVHPKSGKILIKDFNSTEAAAAKEIKEGDIGFVDQKYTLFRHKTVLQTLKFALRKTDLNESEKEEKIKEYLHKWGLDTCGDKYPNELSGGQRQRTAIIEQLFSSDQFIVMDEPFSGLDVGNIQEVKKSFDLLNTTSEYNTVIFSTHDIELAVELAQTIYVIGYPTINGEKQNYGSIVAKYDLREMGIAWQEYGEEHLKLTKEIINQMMLS; encoded by the coding sequence ATGAATTTCGAATTTAAAGAAACACTTTTATATGTGGAAAATCTTAGTGTTGCTTATGATGACACTATTATTATTAAAGATATAAATTTAATTGAAAAAGATGTTGTAAGATTAGATCACGATTGTACTTCTCAAGTAATAGCCATTGTAGGACGATCCGGAAGAGGAAAATCTACTTTCTTTAAAGCATTAACAGGATTAGTTCATCCAAAATCTGGAAAGATATTAATTAAAGATTTTAACAGTACCGAAGCTGCGGCTGCAAAAGAAATCAAAGAAGGAGACATTGGTTTCGTAGATCAAAAATATACGTTGTTTAGACATAAAACAGTATTACAAACATTGAAATTTGCTTTAAGAAAGACAGATTTAAATGAAAGTGAAAAGGAAGAAAAAATAAAAGAATATCTTCATAAATGGGGATTAGATACTTGTGGAGACAAATATCCTAATGAACTTTCTGGAGGACAAAGACAACGCACCGCTATCATTGAACAATTGTTCTCTTCGGATCAGTTTATTGTTATGGACGAACCTTTCTCAGGATTAGATGTAGGTAATATTCAAGAAGTAAAAAAATCATTTGATTTATTAAATACAACCTCAGAATATAACACCGTTATTTTTTCTACTCATGATATAGAATTAGCCGTAGAATTAGCGCAAACTATCTATGTTATTGGATATCCAACAATAAACGGAGAAAAGCAAAATTATGGTTCTATTGTTGCTAAATACGACTTAAGAGAAATGGGAATAGCTTGGCAAGAATATGGAGAAGAACATTTAAAACTGACTAAAGAGATTATCAATCAAATGATGCTTTCATAA
- a CDS encoding coiled-coil domain-containing protein: MNKFEQEKSTLLELPILKHFDESKGEIALNTQSLKKGEKYLFWVIALGLLGIGGYLTWTYIIPPLFTMLGQVIALSATAIFLIFLVMMFPVIMKGLRFATKNIHKALIQSNPFNELEEQKQKMVKNREVFKNTKAKLKGLKNEMEMEASKSEKEAKDYQEELLSLQRQSERLKSAMDEMVKANGITAKDTDEYVVLQSELAKKLSNSQRISNQYEQSKSFVQKYGVRANVLGKMDRKLTLAGTAIDIKIADFDATITMLRKEYEFAKNAKAATESAKNAMMFTKDWELEYALEVVTSTIAQDIARTSENLLDIDTLTSQYSVDNDELYSRLDSLADKIKTGENTIPDSTKYSSQNYKMSKEDKQNAGGFGDIF; this comes from the coding sequence ACCTATTTTAAAACATTTTGACGAATCAAAAGGAGAAATAGCATTAAATACACAATCACTTAAAAAAGGCGAAAAATATTTATTTTGGGTTATTGCTTTAGGGCTATTGGGTATCGGAGGATATTTAACATGGACTTATATAATTCCTCCTCTGTTTACAATGTTAGGACAAGTTATTGCTCTTTCTGCAACAGCAATATTTCTTATCTTTCTAGTAATGATGTTTCCAGTGATAATGAAAGGACTTCGTTTTGCAACAAAAAATATACATAAAGCACTTATTCAGAGTAATCCATTTAATGAATTAGAAGAGCAAAAGCAAAAAATGGTTAAAAACCGCGAAGTTTTTAAAAATACTAAAGCCAAATTAAAAGGTCTTAAAAATGAAATGGAAATGGAAGCTTCAAAATCAGAGAAAGAAGCTAAAGATTACCAAGAAGAATTATTAAGCTTACAACGCCAATCAGAAAGATTAAAATCTGCAATGGACGAAATGGTAAAAGCAAATGGAATTACAGCTAAAGACACAGATGAATATGTTGTCTTACAAAGTGAACTGGCTAAAAAACTAAGCAACTCTCAAAGAATTTCTAATCAGTATGAACAAAGTAAAAGTTTTGTTCAAAAATATGGAGTTAGAGCAAATGTTTTGGGAAAAATGGATCGTAAGTTAACATTAGCAGGAACTGCAATTGATATTAAAATTGCCGATTTTGATGCTACCATTACAATGCTTCGAAAAGAATACGAGTTTGCTAAAAATGCGAAAGCAGCAACAGAAAGCGCTAAAAACGCAATGATGTTCACAAAAGATTGGGAATTAGAATATGCATTAGAAGTAGTAACATCAACTATTGCTCAAGATATAGCAAGAACATCTGAAAATTTATTAGATATAGACACATTAACATCTCAATATTCAGTAGATAATGATGAACTATATTCTAGATTAGATTCATTAGCAGATAAAATTAAAACAGGAGAAAATACAATTCCTGATTCAACAAAATATTCAAGTCAAAACTATAAAATGTCTAAAGAAGACAAACAAAATGCAGGTGGATTTGGAGACATATTTTAA
- a CDS encoding S9 family peptidase, translating into MKKTVPFLFIILTSLLNAQSLQLENIMKGDEFIGNQPDNHRWSIDGNSIYFDWNPNNEVGNSTYYWNQNMDQPQLLPENEFDKSEVNASLQSDYDVIYYAKRGNLYSYNKKSKKIKKLYVSTDKIYAVERSSNPDVIFYQQNRNVYQLNVKEFSITQLTNFKTGNESVKSDKTENYLEKQQVELFQFVRDNKVKDDWYEKKYNNTKNDFPQVIFYGSESLEQLKPSPNGKFVTFRLSNYSSQKQTKIEHFITADGYTKNESARSKVSIDNLSKHKMGVYNIEKDSVYYVSFSNLSGIKEFPAYYQEYDNLKEKEKEEKPIVMINPIHNKNGDKTVFELRSLDNKDRWIVSLDLETGILTELDHQHDEAWIGGPGIPNYSFGGGTLGFLKDNETIYFQSETTGYSHLYTLNLNTKKKTQLTSGNWEVRDVSLSLDGKSFYLSTNTNHPGNREYHKLDITSKKMTAILNADGAHEVVLSPDEKKIAVRYSYKNKPWELYVADNKPNATLKQITFSTTPEFKAYNWKNPEVVTFKAEDGTNVYARLYQPKVEKKNKAAIIFVHGAGYLQNAHNYWSSYHREFMFHNLLSDLGYTILDIDYRGSDGYGRDVRTGIYRHMGGLDLLDQLDGKKYLVDNLGIEADRVGIYGGSYGGFITLMALLTKPNEFKAGAALRSVTDWAHYNHGYTSNILNFPETDSIAYRRSSPIYFAENLNDRLIMLHGMVDDNVQFQDVVRLSQRFIELGKKDWDLAVFPVEEHGFKETYSWIDEYRRILELFNKNLLDKR; encoded by the coding sequence ATGAAAAAAACAGTCCCATTTCTTTTTATAATATTGACTTCCTTATTAAATGCACAATCTCTTCAGTTAGAAAACATAATGAAAGGAGATGAGTTTATTGGAAATCAGCCCGACAATCATCGTTGGTCAATAGATGGAAACTCAATTTATTTTGATTGGAACCCTAATAATGAAGTAGGAAATAGTACTTATTATTGGAATCAAAATATGGATCAACCTCAGTTACTTCCTGAAAATGAGTTTGATAAATCAGAAGTTAATGCATCATTACAAAGTGATTATGATGTTATATATTATGCTAAAAGAGGGAATCTATATTCATACAATAAAAAATCAAAAAAAATCAAAAAACTATATGTTTCCACGGATAAAATTTATGCGGTTGAAAGAAGTTCAAATCCAGATGTTATTTTCTATCAACAAAACCGAAATGTTTATCAGTTAAACGTGAAAGAGTTTTCAATTACTCAATTAACAAACTTTAAAACAGGAAATGAATCTGTAAAAAGTGATAAAACAGAAAATTATCTTGAAAAACAACAAGTAGAATTGTTTCAGTTTGTAAGAGATAATAAAGTAAAAGACGATTGGTACGAAAAAAAATACAATAACACAAAGAACGATTTTCCACAAGTTATTTTCTATGGAAGTGAATCATTAGAACAGTTAAAACCATCACCAAATGGTAAATTTGTTACTTTTAGATTGTCAAATTACAGTTCTCAAAAACAAACAAAAATAGAACATTTTATTACAGCCGATGGATATACAAAAAATGAATCGGCACGTTCAAAAGTATCAATTGATAATTTGAGCAAACATAAAATGGGAGTTTATAATATAGAAAAAGATTCTGTTTATTACGTTTCATTTTCAAACTTATCAGGAATTAAAGAATTTCCAGCATATTATCAAGAATATGATAATTTAAAAGAAAAGGAAAAAGAGGAAAAACCAATTGTAATGATTAATCCTATTCATAATAAAAACGGTGATAAAACAGTTTTTGAATTGAGAAGTTTAGACAATAAAGACCGTTGGATTGTATCATTAGATTTAGAAACAGGAATACTAACAGAATTAGATCATCAGCATGATGAAGCTTGGATTGGTGGACCAGGAATTCCAAACTATTCTTTTGGAGGTGGAACTTTAGGCTTTTTAAAAGATAATGAAACAATTTATTTTCAGTCAGAAACAACAGGATATTCACATTTATACACACTTAATTTAAATACAAAGAAGAAAACACAATTGACTTCTGGAAATTGGGAAGTAAGAGATGTATCACTTTCACTTGACGGAAAATCATTTTATCTTTCTACAAATACAAATCATCCTGGAAATAGAGAATATCATAAACTAGATATTACTTCTAAAAAAATGACAGCAATTTTAAATGCTGATGGAGCTCATGAAGTAGTTCTTTCTCCAGATGAGAAAAAAATAGCCGTTCGTTATTCTTATAAAAATAAACCATGGGAATTATACGTAGCAGATAATAAACCGAATGCAACTTTAAAACAAATTACATTTTCAACTACTCCAGAATTTAAAGCATATAATTGGAAAAATCCAGAAGTTGTTACCTTCAAAGCAGAAGATGGGACAAATGTTTACGCAAGATTATACCAACCAAAAGTAGAAAAAAAGAATAAAGCAGCCATTATTTTTGTTCATGGAGCTGGATATTTACAAAATGCACATAATTATTGGAGTTCTTACCATCGTGAATTTATGTTCCACAATCTATTATCAGATTTAGGATATACCATTTTAGATATTGATTATAGAGGAAGTGATGGATATGGCAGAGATGTTCGTACAGGAATCTATAGACATATGGGAGGATTAGATTTGTTAGATCAATTAGATGGGAAAAAATATTTGGTTGACAATTTAGGAATAGAAGCTGATAGGGTTGGAATTTATGGTGGGTCTTATGGTGGATTTATAACATTAATGGCTTTATTAACAAAACCAAACGAATTCAAAGCAGGAGCAGCATTAAGATCAGTTACAGATTGGGCACATTATAACCATGGCTACACATCTAATATTTTAAATTTTCCTGAAACAGACTCTATTGCTTATAGAAGAAGTTCACCTATTTATTTTGCAGAAAATCTTAATGATAGATTAATAATGCTGCATGGAATGGTAGATGATAATGTGCAATTTCAAGATGTAGTACGATTGTCACAACGTTTTATAGAATTAGGGAAAAAAGATTGGGATTTGGCTGTTTTTCCAGTAGAAGAGCATGGCTTTAAAGAAACGTATTCTTGGATAGATGAATATCGTAGAATATTAGAATTATTTAATAAAAACTTGTTAGATAAAAGATAA